A single window of Vibrio sp. HB236076 DNA harbors:
- the truA gene encoding tRNA pseudouridine(38-40) synthase TruA encodes MKIALGIEYDGARYYGWQRQRDVISVQESLEKALSVIANCPVEVQCAGRTDAGVHGTGQVVHFETNVDRKMVAWTMGVNAHLPSDIAVRWAKQVDDEFHARFSATARRYRYIIYNHALRPGILGRGVSHYHDALDEQKMHLAGQYLLGENDFTSFRAVQCQSNSPWRNVKHLKVSRQGNYVIIDIKANAFVHHMVRNITGSLIEVGKGAQPVEWIEWLLQAKDRRLAGATAKAEGLYLVEVDYPEHFALPAMPVGPLFLD; translated from the coding sequence ATGAAGATTGCACTAGGCATTGAGTACGATGGTGCTCGTTATTACGGTTGGCAGAGGCAAAGAGATGTCATCAGTGTTCAAGAGTCATTGGAAAAGGCATTAAGTGTAATTGCGAATTGTCCGGTCGAGGTTCAATGTGCAGGGCGAACGGATGCGGGCGTTCATGGCACAGGGCAAGTGGTTCACTTTGAGACCAATGTCGATCGCAAGATGGTAGCATGGACGATGGGGGTGAATGCGCATTTGCCATCCGACATCGCTGTGAGATGGGCAAAGCAAGTGGATGATGAGTTCCATGCGCGCTTTTCAGCGACAGCGCGACGTTATCGATACATCATTTATAATCATGCGTTAAGACCGGGGATTTTGGGCCGCGGCGTTAGCCACTATCACGATGCGCTCGATGAGCAAAAAATGCATCTCGCTGGACAATATTTGCTTGGTGAAAATGACTTCACGTCATTTCGCGCCGTTCAATGTCAGTCGAATAGCCCGTGGCGTAATGTTAAGCACCTCAAGGTATCTCGGCAGGGTAACTATGTGATCATTGACATCAAAGCCAATGCGTTTGTTCATCACATGGTGCGCAACATCACCGGCAGTTTGATTGAGGTTGGCAAGGGCGCCCAACCGGTTGAGTGGATTGAATGGCTGTTGCAAGCCAAAGACCGGCGTCTCGCTGGTGCCACCGCGAAAGCAGAAG